From a region of the Rhipicephalus microplus isolate Deutch F79 chromosome X, USDA_Rmic, whole genome shotgun sequence genome:
- the LOC119162131 gene encoding uncharacterized protein LOC119162131: MPLAVYEPDWLPSYIHGSSYVVSRDVVRHLFTEALATYFLYVEDIFLTGVVEEKVSIELTNSRCFILYSVWQPCDYCNFLSTHEWDLEQLRIAWQSVHYAGDICPPANESLLACS, encoded by the exons ATGCCTCTCGCCGTGTACGAGCCGGACTGGCTGCCGTCGTACATTCACGGCAGCAGCTACGTGGTGTCGCGCGACGTGGTGCGGCACCTCTTCACCGAGGCACTTGCGACGTATTTCCTCTACGTGGAGGACATCTTCCTCACGGGCGTAGTGGAGGAGAAG GTGAGCATCGAGTTGACGAACTCACGCTGCTTCATCCTCTACTCGGTGTGGCAACCTTGCGACTACTGCAACTTCCTCTCGACTCACGAGTGGGACCTAGAGCAGCTGCGGATCGCCTGGCAGAGCGTTCACTATGCCGGCGACATCTGTCCTCCAGCCAACGAAAGCTTGCTTGCGTGCTCTTAA